A stretch of the bacterium genome encodes the following:
- a CDS encoding glycosyltransferase family 2 protein yields MPDRDLPALSIVIPVQDEADSIGSVISSVKAALDCHEGGYEIVAVDDGSADNSAQLAEDAGARVISHGLRRGYGAALKTGIKAARGRTIAIIDGDGTYPAEVIPALARGLESADMVVGARVRAGACVPITRRPAKWLLTKLAGFLSGVKIPDLNSGLRAFRRDVALPYLRVLPDRFSFTSTITLLMLGDGKSVEYMPIDYHRRAGKSKIVPSDAFSFLILIIRTVMFFNPLKFFLPIGLVIFLVGAAKLSTDYLIYDRLSSTSVLLILSAIQIWGLGFLAELALFLERRRK; encoded by the coding sequence ATGCCTGATAGGGACCTTCCCGCCCTGTCCATCGTCATCCCGGTTCAGGACGAGGCAGATTCTATTGGCTCGGTCATAAGCTCCGTCAAGGCCGCGCTCGATTGCCACGAGGGAGGCTACGAGATAGTAGCGGTCGATGACGGCTCTGCTGACAACAGTGCCCAGTTGGCCGAGGATGCCGGGGCGAGGGTCATCTCGCATGGCTTGAGGCGTGGCTATGGTGCGGCGCTAAAGACTGGGATCAAGGCGGCCAGGGGACGGACAATCGCGATAATCGATGGGGACGGCACGTATCCGGCGGAGGTGATTCCTGCGCTCGCACGGGGGCTTGAATCTGCCGACATGGTCGTCGGGGCGAGAGTGCGGGCCGGGGCCTGCGTGCCGATCACGAGGAGGCCGGCCAAATGGCTTCTGACGAAGCTTGCGGGCTTTCTCTCAGGGGTGAAGATTCCTGACCTCAACTCCGGGCTGCGAGCCTTCAGAAGGGATGTTGCCCTGCCCTATCTGCGGGTCCTGCCGGACAGGTTCTCATTCACCTCGACCATAACGCTTCTGATGCTCGGGGACGGGAAGTCGGTGGAGTACATGCCCATCGACTATCACAGGCGGGCCGGCAAGTCCAAGATAGTCCCCAGCGACGCCTTCTCATTCTTGATACTCATCATCAGAACCGTGATGTTCTTCAATCCGCTCAAGTTCTTCCTACCTATTGGGCTCGTTATATTTCTTGTGGGCGCGGCGAAGTTGTCCACGGACTATCTGATCTATGATAGACTATCATCAACCTCCGTGCTGCTGATACTATCCGCCATCCAGATATGGGGTCTGGGCTTCTTGGCGGAGCTGGCCCTGTTCCTCGAAAGGCGAAGGAAGTAA
- the asnB gene encoding asparagine synthase (glutamine-hydrolyzing) yields the protein MCGICGIVKDSGCKVDPALMDDMTDLMRHRGPDDRGIWINAAGNVGLGARRLSIIGLSNGHQPISNEEGTCVLVANGEIYNYRTLKSDLIGRGHNFSTDTDIEVILHLYEERGPDFAEVLNGMFAFAIWDEKRHRLVLCRDRMGIKPLFYMQLTDRVVFASEIKSIICDPSVPRELDLQAMHDYFTFDYIPGEQTIFKGVREVQQGCIAVFEQGDMRTTRYWDLSYNPDVEPKPLHYYEERVRELLSEAVRRQLMSEVPVGVLLSGGMDSSAIAAYMVAHASERIKTFSIGFEDSSFNELPYARIVAQELGTEHHEMVVSAKDVLDVLPSHVGFIDEPYADGAAIPTYYACKIASEKVTVVLSGEGGDEIFAGYDTHAAYRFASAFRKVPKAFREHILRPLIDLLPVSHKKISFEFKAKRFIRGVSLPIPQAHLFWRIVLSEAEKLSLYSPALRDEKGLATSDRIFAQLFESCHAEDPLNRLLYIDSKVFLPDDLFVKNDRMSMAHSIEARVPMTDPDLVSFLSSVPGNVKIRGLQRKFLLRRALREVFPKAIVKKKKVGFDMPFSKWLKREFYDFMMDAFRTQKLREANLFDWGFVENLIEDHRANRRNNARPLWGLLNFAVWYDAYM from the coding sequence ATGTGTGGTATCTGCGGCATTGTCAAGGACTCAGGATGCAAGGTTGATCCGGCGCTAATGGATGATATGACCGACCTGATGCGGCATAGAGGGCCGGATGATCGCGGCATCTGGATCAATGCTGCGGGCAACGTCGGGCTCGGTGCGAGAAGACTGAGCATAATTGGCCTCTCAAATGGGCACCAACCGATATCGAATGAAGAGGGGACGTGCGTTCTCGTGGCCAACGGAGAGATCTACAACTACAGGACTCTCAAGAGTGATCTGATAGGCCGGGGCCACAACTTCTCAACTGACACAGACATAGAGGTCATCCTGCACCTCTATGAGGAGAGAGGTCCAGATTTCGCCGAAGTATTGAACGGCATGTTCGCATTCGCCATCTGGGATGAGAAACGGCATCGACTTGTTCTATGCCGAGACCGCATGGGCATCAAACCGCTCTTCTATATGCAATTGACAGACCGCGTCGTCTTTGCATCCGAGATAAAATCGATTATCTGTGACCCGAGCGTTCCGCGGGAACTTGATCTGCAGGCCATGCACGATTACTTCACTTTTGACTACATCCCCGGAGAACAGACGATCTTCAAGGGGGTCCGAGAGGTCCAGCAGGGATGCATAGCTGTTTTCGAGCAAGGGGACATGCGAACCACTCGTTATTGGGACCTGTCCTATAATCCCGATGTCGAACCGAAGCCCCTGCATTACTACGAGGAGCGTGTACGGGAGCTCCTATCCGAAGCGGTTCGCAGACAGCTCATGAGTGAGGTTCCTGTTGGTGTCCTGCTCTCTGGTGGGATGGATTCGAGTGCGATCGCGGCTTACATGGTTGCACACGCCTCGGAGAGGATTAAGACTTTCTCAATTGGCTTTGAGGACTCTTCATTCAATGAGCTTCCCTATGCCAGAATAGTGGCACAGGAGTTGGGCACAGAGCACCACGAGATGGTAGTTAGCGCAAAGGATGTCCTCGACGTGCTGCCCTCTCATGTCGGCTTTATAGATGAACCTTACGCGGACGGAGCAGCAATTCCGACTTATTACGCCTGCAAGATTGCAAGTGAGAAGGTCACAGTGGTTCTTTCAGGCGAGGGAGGGGACGAGATATTCGCGGGATACGACACACATGCGGCCTACCGGTTCGCCTCGGCCTTTCGAAAGGTCCCGAAAGCCTTCAGAGAGCACATTCTGCGCCCGTTGATCGACCTTTTACCAGTATCCCATAAGAAGATCAGTTTTGAATTCAAAGCCAAGAGGTTCATTAGAGGCGTCTCGCTGCCAATTCCCCAGGCGCATCTCTTCTGGCGTATTGTTCTGTCCGAGGCCGAGAAGCTGAGCCTCTACTCTCCCGCATTGAGAGACGAAAAAGGGCTGGCCACCTCTGACAGGATTTTCGCGCAGCTCTTCGAATCATGTCACGCAGAGGACCCTCTCAACCGGCTTCTTTACATAGACAGCAAGGTCTTTTTGCCTGACGACCTCTTCGTAAAGAACGACAGGATGAGCATGGCTCATAGCATTGAGGCGCGGGTGCCTATGACCGATCCAGACCTCGTTTCTTTCCTGAGCAGCGTGCCGGGGAACGTGAAGATAAGGGGCCTTCAGAGGAAGTTCCTACTGCGAAGGGCTTTGCGAGAGGTTTTTCCGAAAGCGATCGTCAAGAAGAAAAAAGTCGGCTTCGATATGCCGTTCAGCAAATGGCTGAAGCGCGAGTTTTATGACTTCATGATGGACGCCTTCAGGACGCAGAAGCTCAGGGAGGCAAACCTTTTCGATTGGGGCTTCGTGGAGAACCTGATCGAGGACCATAGAGCTAATCGCCGCAACAATGCTCGCCCACTGTGGGGACTTCTCAATTTTGCAGTTTGGTACGATGCATATATGTAA
- a CDS encoding GDSL-type esterase/lipase family protein, which produces MRIFSDLSSRHRAWLIGIIALGLIARVVWMFAMPYFVPVTQQADPSEYNQLAKNLASGEGYRFVGIKEHPMTNLGERLKTPTARRPPLYPLLISLVYSLFGERYRIIFLLQCLFDVVTMLAAFAIASRLFQRAEVALLAAGFVACYPPFFQQNIVLMSESLGTVLMTLFFLALIVALSNNRVWLFALSGLLLGSCALVRPDALALSVAIPIVLLFVLRKGKQSWRRAVWSSLAILVCFWLAISPWVIRNAVVLGRFIPGTTLTGRVMLTGLYMSTVDPKLGIAPLMPPEVIARVKDLDDISKNDVLVREAVKYALKNPLVWLSGAPGKINKMWLNATDWSSRYFLYYPTTSRNHNVNYALLFPNLFLLFFAFIAVFRYKGRWRRQAVPIFVAVVVLTLAETFLEAAGRHSMKLMPAIMVLAAYGLYMTLKSDPKEEPAARKKLWLWVATLSLPVVLFLCGEAVLRIGPWEIEPALRLDYETFVAGNLDHKGAFKYIYQRDNDLFWKGRPNTNWTGVVGRDIPVSMNSRGFRGPEFTAEKPASTFRIASLGDSRTFGLGVSDEDSYSQKLERLLDEQCQGDRDVEVLNLGIMGYTLFQGWISLNLHAPQFQPDVVTFAFGFNDVLPAEHPDSVYYANGHSWLGRCKEFLRNSRVFLLYEKLLLRAGRLFSQEPPPRVIENSEQMCEEFGTVQLGGMVVKDHRVGETEYRELLAKSVEFCKSRGITPLVIILPQKSLKPPYVKVPKYHGLMVSFCEEHRVPFVDMFPAFFEFTNSGPEEDALDRQKRLLCSICHPTAFGHSLIAREIAKKLAALKLLPCERPQ; this is translated from the coding sequence GTGAGGATTTTCTCGGACCTCTCCTCAAGACATCGTGCGTGGCTGATAGGAATTATAGCGTTGGGCCTCATCGCAAGAGTCGTGTGGATGTTCGCCATGCCCTATTTCGTTCCAGTGACTCAGCAGGCAGACCCCTCCGAGTACAACCAATTGGCCAAGAACCTCGCCTCGGGAGAGGGCTACCGCTTCGTGGGGATAAAGGAACACCCCATGACGAATCTCGGTGAGCGTCTGAAGACGCCAACGGCAAGAAGGCCGCCGCTTTATCCGCTGCTCATTTCTCTCGTTTATTCGCTATTTGGCGAGCGATACAGAATCATCTTTCTTCTGCAGTGTCTGTTCGACGTCGTAACGATGCTCGCCGCCTTCGCGATTGCGAGTCGCCTATTCCAGCGTGCCGAAGTCGCTCTATTGGCAGCCGGCTTCGTCGCATGCTACCCTCCGTTCTTTCAGCAGAATATCGTCCTAATGAGCGAGAGCCTCGGGACCGTTCTGATGACTCTCTTCTTCCTTGCCCTTATCGTGGCCCTCTCAAACAACAGGGTCTGGTTATTCGCCTTGTCGGGCCTCCTACTTGGCTCGTGTGCGCTTGTTCGGCCTGATGCGCTTGCCCTTAGTGTGGCCATCCCAATTGTGCTTCTCTTCGTTCTCAGGAAGGGCAAGCAGAGCTGGAGGCGTGCGGTTTGGTCATCTTTAGCGATACTAGTTTGCTTCTGGCTGGCAATCTCACCATGGGTCATACGGAACGCTGTGGTGCTGGGCCGTTTCATTCCAGGCACAACGCTAACCGGCCGTGTGATGCTCACCGGCCTTTACATGTCCACGGTCGATCCCAAATTAGGCATAGCGCCTCTCATGCCTCCGGAGGTTATCGCGCGTGTTAAAGACCTAGACGACATAAGCAAAAATGATGTCCTGGTCCGGGAAGCAGTCAAATATGCCCTGAAGAACCCGCTCGTATGGCTTAGCGGCGCGCCCGGTAAGATCAACAAGATGTGGCTCAATGCGACTGATTGGTCCTCGCGATACTTCCTTTACTATCCGACCACAAGCCGTAACCACAATGTCAATTATGCTCTTCTATTCCCTAACCTATTTCTCCTATTCTTCGCCTTCATCGCGGTGTTCCGCTACAAGGGCCGCTGGCGGAGACAGGCCGTCCCGATATTCGTCGCTGTCGTCGTGCTGACACTGGCTGAGACCTTTTTGGAGGCGGCGGGGCGACACAGCATGAAACTAATGCCAGCAATCATGGTTCTGGCTGCCTACGGCCTATATATGACCCTCAAGAGTGACCCCAAAGAAGAGCCCGCTGCCAGAAAAAAACTATGGCTGTGGGTTGCCACGCTGTCGCTGCCGGTCGTTCTGTTTCTCTGTGGGGAGGCGGTCTTGCGCATCGGTCCCTGGGAGATCGAGCCCGCCTTGCGGCTGGACTACGAGACTTTCGTCGCTGGCAATCTAGACCATAAGGGCGCCTTCAAGTATATTTACCAACGGGATAACGACCTCTTCTGGAAAGGCCGACCGAACACCAACTGGACGGGAGTCGTCGGACGCGACATACCAGTGTCAATGAATTCCAGGGGCTTCCGCGGCCCGGAATTCACCGCAGAGAAGCCCGCCTCGACATTCCGAATAGCTTCTCTGGGGGATTCCCGAACATTCGGTTTGGGTGTCTCTGACGAGGACAGCTACTCTCAGAAGCTCGAACGATTGCTCGATGAACAATGTCAAGGAGATAGAGACGTTGAGGTCCTTAATCTGGGCATAATGGGATATACGTTATTCCAGGGTTGGATATCTCTGAATCTGCACGCGCCTCAGTTCCAACCTGATGTCGTGACTTTCGCATTCGGCTTCAACGATGTTCTCCCAGCGGAGCATCCCGATTCGGTCTATTACGCGAACGGCCACAGTTGGTTGGGAAGGTGTAAGGAGTTCTTGCGGAATAGCAGAGTGTTTCTGCTCTACGAGAAGTTACTGCTCAGGGCCGGTCGTCTCTTCTCGCAGGAGCCGCCGCCTCGTGTTATTGAGAACTCTGAACAGATGTGCGAGGAGTTCGGGACTGTTCAGCTAGGAGGGATGGTTGTCAAAGACCACAGGGTGGGAGAGACCGAATATCGGGAGCTGCTGGCCAAATCGGTCGAATTCTGTAAAAGCCGAGGGATCACGCCTCTTGTGATCATCCTGCCTCAGAAGTCGTTAAAGCCCCCGTATGTGAAGGTCCCGAAATATCACGGCCTGATGGTCTCCTTCTGCGAGGAGCATCGGGTCCCGTTCGTTGACATGTTCCCTGCCTTCTTTGAATTCACGAATTCAGGGCCCGAGGAAGACGCTTTAGACCGTCAGAAGAGGCTTCTATGCTCAATCTGCCATCCGACTGCTTTCGGGCACAGTCTGATAGCGCGGGAGATCGCCAAGAAGCTCGCCGCTCTCAAGCTCCTGCCGTGCGAACGGCCACAGTAG